Proteins found in one Mustela lutreola isolate mMusLut2 chromosome 12, mMusLut2.pri, whole genome shotgun sequence genomic segment:
- the CCL19 gene encoding C-C motif chemokine 19 isoform X1, translating into MAFRAGTLLTLSLLALCTSPALGGANDAEDCCLSVTQRPIPGNIIRAFRYLLIKDGCRVPAVVFTTLRGHQLCAPPDQPWVDRIIRRLQKNSAKKKRHGS; encoded by the exons ATGGCATTCCGAGCTGGAACACTTCTGACCCTCAGCCTGCTggctctctgcacctcccctg CTCTGGGTGGTGCCAACGATGCGGAAGACTGCTGCCTGTCTGTAACTCAGCGCCCCATCCCAGGGAATATCATCAGAGCCTTTCGCTACCTCCTCATCAAGGATGGCTGCAGAGTGCCTGCTGTTGT GTTCACCACACTGAGGGGTCACCAGCTCTGTGCTCCCCCAGACCAGCCCTGGGTGGACCGCATCATCCGGAGACTGCAGAAGAACTCTGCAAAG AAGAAGCGCCACGGCAGTTAG
- the LOC131812357 gene encoding uncharacterized protein LOC131812357, with translation MSGLRRYEVALEAEEEIYWGCFYFFPWLRMWRRDRSSAHPREQKLEPLRGLMSCLSSGLGPAPQRSGRGLPRRTPTATAQPAGALKI, from the exons ATGTCGGGATTGAGGAGATACGAGGTGGCGCTGGAGGCGGAGGAGGA GATCTACTGGGGTTGCTTCTACTTTTTTCCCTGGCTGCGCATGTGGCGGAGGGACAGGAG CTCGGCGCATCCCCGGGAGCAGAAGCTGGAGCCTCTGCGAGGCCTGATGAGCTGTCTGTCAAGCGGCCTGGGCCCTGCCCCCCAGCGCTCGGGTCGCGGCCTCCCCCGCCGCACCCCCACCGCCACTGCCCAGCCAGCCGGTGCATTAAAGATTTAA
- the CCL19 gene encoding C-C motif chemokine 19 isoform X2: MAFRAGTLLTLSLLALCTSPALGGANDAEDCCLSVTQRPIPGNIIRAFRYLLIKDGCRVPAVVFTTLRGHQLCAPPDQPWVDRIIRRLQKNSAKKRHGS; the protein is encoded by the exons ATGGCATTCCGAGCTGGAACACTTCTGACCCTCAGCCTGCTggctctctgcacctcccctg CTCTGGGTGGTGCCAACGATGCGGAAGACTGCTGCCTGTCTGTAACTCAGCGCCCCATCCCAGGGAATATCATCAGAGCCTTTCGCTACCTCCTCATCAAGGATGGCTGCAGAGTGCCTGCTGTTGT GTTCACCACACTGAGGGGTCACCAGCTCTGTGCTCCCCCAGACCAGCCCTGGGTGGACCGCATCATCCGGAGACTGCAGAAGAACTCTGCAAAG AAGCGCCACGGCAGTTAG
- the GALT gene encoding galactose-1-phosphate uridylyltransferase isoform X2 — protein sequence MKRPWQGQVEPPLLTTVPRHDPHNPLCPGATRANGEVNPYYDGTFVFDNDFPALQPDAPNPGPSDHPLFQAEAARGVCKVMCFHPWSDVTLPLMSVPEIRTVIDAWASVTEELGARYPWVQIFENKGAMMGCSNPHPHCQVWASSFLPDIAQREERTQRAYQSQRGEPLLMEYGHQELLRKERLVLTSEHWLVLVPFWAVWPYQTLLLPRRHVRRLPELTPAERDDLASIMKKLLTKYDNLFETSFPYSMGWHGAPMGSDAGANWDHWQLHAHYYPPLLRSATIRKFMVGYEMLAQAQRDLTPEQAAERLRTLPEVHYRLGQKDRETATIA from the exons ATGAAGCGGCCCTGGCAGGGGCAAGTAGAGCCGCCTCTCCTGACGACAGTTCCCCGCCATGACCCCCACAACCCTCTGTGTCCCGGGGCCACACGGGCCAATGGAGAG GTGAATCCCTACTATGACGGTACCTTTGTGTTTGACAACGACTTCCCAGCGCTGCAGCCTGATGCCCCCAATCCAG GACCCAGTGATCATCCCCTTTTCCAAGCAGAGGCTGCTCGAGGAGTTTG TAAGGTCATGTGCTTCCACCCCTGGTCGGATGTAACACTACCACTCATGTCGGTGCCTGAGATCCGCACTGTCATTGATGCATGGGCCTCAGTGacagaggagctgggagcccggtaTCCTTGGGTGCAG ATCTTTGAAAACAAAGGAGCTATGATGGGTTGTTccaacccccatccccactgccaG GTGTGGGCCAGTAGTTTTCTGCCGGATATTGCCCAGCGTGAGGAGCGAACTCAGCGGGCCTATCAGAGTCAACGTGGAGAGCCCCTGCTAATGGAATATGGCCACCAGGAGCTGCTCAGAAAG GAACGTTTGGTCTTAACCAGTGAGCACTGGTTGGTACTGGTCCCCTTTTGGGCAGTGTGGCCCTACCAGACACTGCTGCTGCCCCGTAGGCATGTGCGGCGCCTGCCTGAGCTGACCCCTGCTGAGCGTGATG ATCTAGCCTCTATCATGAAGAAGCTCTTGACCAAGTATGACAACCTTTTTGAGACGTCCTTTCCCTACTCCATGGGCTGGCATG GGGCTCCCATGGGATCAGATGCTGGAGCCAACTGGGATCACTGGCAGCTGCATGCTCATTACTACCCTCCACTTCTGCGCTCTGCCACCATCCGGAAATTCATGGTTGGCTATGAAATGCTTGCCCAGGCTCAGAGGGACCTCACTCCCGAGCAG GCTGCGGAGAGACTAAGGACACTTCCTGAGGTTCATTACCGCCTGGGGCAGAAGGATAGGGAGACAGCAACCATCGCCTGA
- the IL11RA gene encoding interleukin-11 receptor subunit alpha, with the protein MSSSCSGLSRVLLALAVALVSTASPCPEAWGPTGVQYGQAGRSMTLCCPGVTAGAPVSWFRDGETRLLQGPDSGLGHELVLARADSTDEGTYICRTLDGALGGIVTLQLGYPPARPVVSCQAADYENFSCTWSPSQVSGLPTRYLTSYRKKTVPGADGMRMNPSTGPWPCPQDPPGAARCVVHGAEFWSQYRINVTEVNPLGASTRLLDVSLQSILRPDPPQGLRVESVPGYPRRLHASWTYPDSWPRQPHFLLKFRLQYRPAQHPAWSTVEPAGLEEVITDAVAGLPHAVRVSARDFLDAGTWSAWSPEAWGTPSTGPLLKEMPAEGQLQKPLEKEPQADSPAPPRPSLLPDPRPLDHRDPLDQVAVLASLGIFSFLGLAAGALALGLWLRLRPDGKDGPQKPGFLAPVIPVDKIPGETKKAVC; encoded by the exons aTGAGCAGCAGCTGCTCAGGGTTGAGCAGGGTCCTGCTTGCCTTGGCTGTAGCCTTGGTGTCCACTGCCTCCCCCTGTCCCGAGGCCTGGGGCCCCACAG GGGTCCAGTATGGGCAGGCTGGCAGGTCCATGACACTGTGTTGCCCTGGAGTGACTGCTGG GGCCCCGGTGTCCTGGTTTCGGGACGGGGAGACGAGACTGCTCCAGGGACCTGACTCTGGGCTAGGGCATGAACTGGTCTTGGCCCGGGCAGACAGCACCGACGAAGGCACCTACATCTGCCGGACCCTGGATGGTGCACTTGGGGGAATTGTGACCCTACAGCTGGGCT ACCCCCCAGCCCGCCCTGTTGTCTCCTGCCAAGCAGCTGACTATGAGAACTTCTCTTGCACTTGGAGTCCCAGTCAGGTCAGCGGTTTACCCACCCGCTACCTCACCTCCTACAG GAAGAAGACCGTACCAGGAGCTGATGGCATGAG GATGAATCCATCCACAGGGCCCTGGCCGTGCCCACAGGATCCTCCAGGGGCTGCCCGCTGTGTAGTCCATGGGGCAGAGTTCTGGAGCCAGTACCGAATAAATGTGACTGAGGTGAACCCACTGGGGGCCAGCACACGCCTGCTGGATGTGAGCTTGCAGAGCATCT TGCGCCCTGACCCACCCCAGGGGCTTCGGGTAGAGTCGGTTCCTGGCTATCCCCGCCGTCTGCATGCCAGCTGGACGTACCCTGACTCTTGGCCCCGCCAGCCCCACTTTCTGCTCAAGTTCCGACTGCAGTACCGTCCAGCGCAGCATCCAGCCTGGTCCACG GTGGAGCCAGCTGGATTGGAGGAAGTGATCACGGATGCCGTGGCTGGGCTGCCCCACGCTGTACGAGTCAGTGCCCGGGACTTTCTGGACGCTGGCACATGGAGTGCTTGGAGTCCTGAGGCCTGGGGAACTCCGAGCACCG GGCCTTTGCTGAAGGAGATGCCAGCTGAGGGACAGCTACAGAAGCCCCTGGAGAAAGAGCCTCAGGCAGACAGCCCCGCTCCCCCCAGGCCCTCCCTCCTGCCGGACCCACGGCCACTTG ACCACAGAGACCCCCTGGATCAGGTAGCAGTGTTGGCATCTTTGGGAATCTTCTCTTTCCTGGGActggcagctggggccctggcaCTGGGGCTCTG GCTGAGACTGAGACCAGATGGGAAGGATGGACCCCAAAAGCCTGGGTTCTTGGCTCCAGTGATCCCAGTAGACAAGATTCCAG ggGAGACCAAGAAAGCAGTATGCTGA
- the GALT gene encoding galactose-1-phosphate uridylyltransferase isoform X1 has product MSRGGSIPEQRQQASEADAAATTFRASEHQHIRYNPLQDEWVLVSAHRMKRPWQGQVEPPLLTTVPRHDPHNPLCPGATRANGEVNPYYDGTFVFDNDFPALQPDAPNPGPSDHPLFQAEAARGVCKVMCFHPWSDVTLPLMSVPEIRTVIDAWASVTEELGARYPWVQIFENKGAMMGCSNPHPHCQVWASSFLPDIAQREERTQRAYQSQRGEPLLMEYGHQELLRKERLVLTSEHWLVLVPFWAVWPYQTLLLPRRHVRRLPELTPAERDDLASIMKKLLTKYDNLFETSFPYSMGWHGAPMGSDAGANWDHWQLHAHYYPPLLRSATIRKFMVGYEMLAQAQRDLTPEQAAERLRTLPEVHYRLGQKDRETATIA; this is encoded by the exons ATGTCGCGCGGCGGATCAATTCCTGAGCAGCGCCAGCAGGCGTCAGAAGCAGACGCCGCCGCCACCACCTTCCGGGCTAGCG AACATCAGCATATCCGCTACAACCCGCTTCAAGATGAGTGGGTACTGGTGTCAGCTCACCGCATGAAGCGGCCCTGGCAGGGGCAAGTAGAGCCGCCTCTCCTGACGACAGTTCCCCGCCATGACCCCCACAACCCTCTGTGTCCCGGGGCCACACGGGCCAATGGAGAG GTGAATCCCTACTATGACGGTACCTTTGTGTTTGACAACGACTTCCCAGCGCTGCAGCCTGATGCCCCCAATCCAG GACCCAGTGATCATCCCCTTTTCCAAGCAGAGGCTGCTCGAGGAGTTTG TAAGGTCATGTGCTTCCACCCCTGGTCGGATGTAACACTACCACTCATGTCGGTGCCTGAGATCCGCACTGTCATTGATGCATGGGCCTCAGTGacagaggagctgggagcccggtaTCCTTGGGTGCAG ATCTTTGAAAACAAAGGAGCTATGATGGGTTGTTccaacccccatccccactgccaG GTGTGGGCCAGTAGTTTTCTGCCGGATATTGCCCAGCGTGAGGAGCGAACTCAGCGGGCCTATCAGAGTCAACGTGGAGAGCCCCTGCTAATGGAATATGGCCACCAGGAGCTGCTCAGAAAG GAACGTTTGGTCTTAACCAGTGAGCACTGGTTGGTACTGGTCCCCTTTTGGGCAGTGTGGCCCTACCAGACACTGCTGCTGCCCCGTAGGCATGTGCGGCGCCTGCCTGAGCTGACCCCTGCTGAGCGTGATG ATCTAGCCTCTATCATGAAGAAGCTCTTGACCAAGTATGACAACCTTTTTGAGACGTCCTTTCCCTACTCCATGGGCTGGCATG GGGCTCCCATGGGATCAGATGCTGGAGCCAACTGGGATCACTGGCAGCTGCATGCTCATTACTACCCTCCACTTCTGCGCTCTGCCACCATCCGGAAATTCATGGTTGGCTATGAAATGCTTGCCCAGGCTCAGAGGGACCTCACTCCCGAGCAG GCTGCGGAGAGACTAAGGACACTTCCTGAGGTTCATTACCGCCTGGGGCAGAAGGATAGGGAGACAGCAACCATCGCCTGA
- the CCL27 gene encoding C-C motif chemokine 27, which yields MSNTSSSASDSPGAPGKRHQIKGRGEGGGEREVPRLSSMKGPSSTSSVLLLLLLLLLLSPDPGAALPLPTSITCCTQLYRQPLSNKLLRRVIRVEVQEADGDCHLQAFVLHLSRRSVCIHPQNRSLARWFERQGRRLQGTLPNLNLGLIGKMGQGPQELEQ from the exons ATGAGCAATACATCTTCATCTGCCTCTGACTCACCTGGTGCCCCAGGTAAAAGGCACCAGATAAAAGgtaggggagaaggaggaggagagagagaagtaccCAGGCTGAGCAGCATGAAGGGGCCCTCATCCACAAGCAgcgtcctgctgctgctgctgctgttgctgctgctgagccCAGACCCTGGAGCAG CACTGCCACTGCCAACCAGCATTACCTGCTGTACTCAGCTCTACCGCCAGCCACTCTCGAACAAGCTACTGAGGAGGGTCATCCGGGTGGAAGTGCAGGAAGCTGATGGGGACTGTCACCTCCAGGCCTTTGT GCTTCACCTGTCTCGACGCAGTGTCTGCATCCACCCTCAGAACCGCAGCCTGGCTCGGTGGTTCGAGCGCCAAGGGAGGAGGCTCCAGGGGACTCTGCCTAACCTGAATTTGGGGCTGATAGGGAAAATGGGCCAGGGGCCCCAGGAGCTGGAACAATAA